ATGTTGCCCCAAAAGCAAGCAGAAGAAGCTATCGTCTCCAACTTTAGCGAGACGGGTCATGAAAccagagaagaagaaaatgaagatgagcaACAACAATCGATGTTCAGCGTTACGAACTTACTCTGGCATGGTGGCTCCGCCTGGGATGCCTGGTTCAGCTGCGCCTCCAATCAAGTATCCATTTATCTTCACCCACCAATACCCACCATTCTTTCTTAACCTGttaatgtaacaaaaattttctccttttgtttttccttaTAGGTGGCGCAAGTGCTATTGACACTTCCCTATTCCTTCTCTCAGTTGGGGATGCTGTCAGGGATTCTACTTCAGGTATTTTATGGACTGATGGGAAGTTGGACTGCATATCTCATCAGTGTGCTGTATATAGAATATAGAAGCAGGAAGGAGAAAGAGAATGTCAGCTTCAAAAACCATGTCATCCAGGTTAAGAAACCTGAAACCCACTACTACCACCATTACTGATGCTTAATCTTTGCTTACAAAACCctgaaaaaaaatctaaaaaaccaTTTGCAGTGGTTTGAAGTGCTTGATGGGTTGCTGGGTCCGTACTGGAAGGCAGCTGGACTTGCTTTCAACTGTACTTTCCTCTTATTCGGATCTGTCATACAACTCATAGCTTGTGCGAGGTCAGGAGGATCCATCTTACTTCTTGATTTAACATCAAACTTAAGCAGAATCTGAAACtgggtttttattattttgttcttttgctTTGCATGATAACAGTAATATTTACTACATCAATGATAAGCTGGATAAACGGACATGGACCTACATCTTCGGTGCTTGCTGCGCAACCACAGTTTTCATACCATCCTTTCACAACTATCGGATTTGGTCTTTCATTGGCCTTGGGATGACTACCTATACGGCCTGGTACATGGCCATAGCTGCTGTTCTTCACGGCcaggtaaaatatattaaaaaaaatgccaTGCAACCACCGGCTTCaatgctttttttctttttttcctcttctctttGCATAACATAATTTTGGTGCTTAGGCTGAGGGCGTAACTCACAGTGGTCCAACAAAGCTAGTACTCTACTTCACCGGAGCTACCAACATTCTCTACACCTTCGGCGGACATGCGGTGACTGTGTAAGCTCTTGGGTTCTCCTTGAAAAGTTGGAAGTGATAATAGATATTCATTTCTCTTGTTACTACGCGGCTTTTCTTTGCAGCTTTTGCCGGCCATCTCGGGGTTCGAGACCAacacaaaatcatgaaaaaaaactttttgTTTGCTCGGAAATGAACATTATAATCCCACCCACGCCCTTTATCCATTTCTCTAGGAAATTGAACAGTTAAATAGTCATATGTTcaacttcttttctttgtttcttcaaaaaaaaaaaaactatattttggGGGTTCAATCATACATTCAACAATTTGCGAGTTGTTTTCGCTGCTACATACATCTTGATTCAAACAATTAGCCCAGTTTAGTCTCCTTTGTCTTTACCTGTACCATAATTTCTCTATAATAGACTAAAATGTGCATAGTTCATTCACCAAAGAATATTActaaaaaagttacaacatcACTTGGCTTTAGGGCACTTTTGCCATTTAGGTATACTTCCTAATCAACTTGTTATACACTAAGATTAAGCTAATGAATGAACGTTATTGACcattttatcactttttttttttgaggtaaaaacaattttgactgaagttttttttttcttttcagggAAATAATGCATGCAATGTGGAAGCCTCAAAAATTCAAGTGCATATATTTGTTGGCCACATTGTATGTTTTTACCCTAACAATTCCATCTGCTTCAGCCGTGTACTGGGCATTTGGGGACCAGCTTCTCAACCACTCCAATGCCTTTTCTCTCCTCCCTAAGACCGGTTTCCGTGACGCCGCCGTCATCCTAATGCTTATTCACCAGGTTCGTTTATACtagtaacttttttttttttttgcttcataATTAAACCAGCGAGTTTTCTGAATTCGAACGTGTAATAGTGGTTTTATTTAATAGCAAAACTAACAGTGGGATATTGATGAAATGTTTTGGCAGTTTATAACATTTGGTTTTGCTTGTACTCCATTGTACTTCGTGTGGGAGAAAGTGATAGGGATGCATGACACGAGAAGCATTTGTTTGAGGGCGCTGGCTAGGCTGCCAGTGGTGATTCCGATCTGGTTCTTAGCCATCATCTTCCCATTCTTCGGACCCATAAACTCAGCAGTTGGTGCTCTTTTGGTTAGTTTCACCGTCTACATCATCCCAGCTTTAGCCCATATGCTCACCTACAGAACAGCATCTGCCCGAcaggtaaaatttttttattttattacccaGTTTTTTTGGACTGTTATCTAATCTATCACTTCACAAAAGCTCCCGTAAGGCCATCATCTTGTTGTCCCACTTGCCAGTATTGCCCCCTTTCTTCATCACTTCATGTATGGTGCTAGTTGTAGTTTCTTTGTTTATGAAGGCTATGTTGTTGGCATTTAATTGTGTGGAGAAAAAAAGGGGTGGGGATGGGGGAAGTCTACAGCAAGTGTACAAAAGCATTTAAGGCTTGGATTTGGAAACATTATTGTGTCTTGGATTAGCTGGCTGACTTGACTGTTTTCCTTCCAGTTTGGTTGTGTATAAGTTGGTCACACTTTATATCAACCAATGCCTAACCCCAATTGACTGATTTGGTTGCCCAACTTTGATACTAACCCGTTTGGGTGTAAGGAGTTTGAACTTATTCTGTGTGGTTCGTTCTCTTTTCCCTGTTGTGAGCAGAATGCTGCAGAAAAGCCTCCATTCTTCTTGCCAAGCTGGACTGCAATGTATGCAATAAACGCCGTGGTTGTGATGTGGGTGCTAGTGGTTGGATTTGGGTTCGGTGGATGGGCTAGCATGACCAATTTTG
The window above is part of the Gossypium raimondii isolate GPD5lz chromosome 9, ASM2569854v1, whole genome shotgun sequence genome. Proteins encoded here:
- the LOC105799935 gene encoding auxin transporter-like protein 2 — translated: MLPQKQAEEAIVSNFSETGHETREEENEDEQQQSMFSVTNLLWHGGSAWDAWFSCASNQVAQVLLTLPYSFSQLGMLSGILLQVFYGLMGSWTAYLISVLYIEYRSRKEKENVSFKNHVIQWFEVLDGLLGPYWKAAGLAFNCTFLLFGSVIQLIACASNIYYINDKLDKRTWTYIFGACCATTVFIPSFHNYRIWSFIGLGMTTYTAWYMAIAAVLHGQAEGVTHSGPTKLVLYFTGATNILYTFGGHAVTVEIMHAMWKPQKFKCIYLLATLYVFTLTIPSASAVYWAFGDQLLNHSNAFSLLPKTGFRDAAVILMLIHQFITFGFACTPLYFVWEKVIGMHDTRSICLRALARLPVVIPIWFLAIIFPFFGPINSAVGALLVSFTVYIIPALAHMLTYRTASARQNAAEKPPFFLPSWTAMYAINAVVVMWVLVVGFGFGGWASMTNFVRQIDTFGLFAKCYQCKPPTPAAAQHH